Genomic window (Equus quagga isolate Etosha38 chromosome 12, UCLA_HA_Equagga_1.0, whole genome shotgun sequence):
GACAGGACTGACATCCCTGGGGAGTAAGACTGGAGGGGCTTGTGGGTCACTGATGCTCACTGCCTTCTCCAGGCATTATACTCATCCCCCTTTGCATGGTGGGCCTGTATATCAAGGGGAGGGGAACACCGGACTAACTTCCCACTCTCAAAGGTTTTGGGCCAAACGAACACAGAGGCTGTTTTCCTCTGCTGAGAAACTGGAACACAAGTATGAAAGAGTGGGGTCATGAGGGTGACCAGAATGAAAGATGCCTGGTCCTTCAAGATCTAGGTCATCCGTATTTCAGAACAGTTAACCTCTTGCTGTGCAATGAGGCCACTCACATCTCCTTAAGAAACAACATCTCCAATAATCACCCAGCACAACAGAAAGAGCTACAGGGTAGAGACTGTTGGGGAACCTCTCTGACCAGAGGCCAAGCAAAAGGAATACACAAGGGGCGTGGTCCTTACCCAGCCGCCGTTCTCTTGGATCCAAGGCTCTAGGTGGTCATTCAGGTAAGTGGCCATCCAGGTTGCGATCCGACTCACCAATACCTGCATCTCCTTGTCTACGCTTTCCACGCACAGTGCCCCACCGAAGGAGAAAAAGGCCACAATGCGACCCCAGTTCACCCCATCCCGGAAGAGTTCATTCACTACCTGCTCAAAGCTCTGATATGCTGTCCCTGGGGTGATGTGGAGCTGGGATGTCAGGTCGCTGAATGCCCGCCGGTACCTCAGTTCAAACTcatcccctgcctccctcagcgCTTGCTTCACTGCTGCCATGGGGATCACTTCCCGGGCATCCAAGCTGCTGCTGTGGCCAGTGGCTCCATTCCCCGTGGGGCTGTCCGCCAGGTGCCAGGATGGGTTGCCATTGATGGCACTGGGGGTCTCCATCTCTGATTCAGTCCCTTCTGGGGCCTCAGTTCTGTTCTCTTCCACGTCACTAAACTGACTCCAGTTGTATCCTTTCTGGGAAAGCTTGTAGGAGAGAAAGTCAACCACCAGCTCCCGGTTGCTCTGAGACATTTTTATAATAGGGATGGGCTCCACCAGTCCATTGTCCAAAACACCTGCTCACTCACAGAGTCTGGTCTCTGCTCAGTGGTTCTCTTCGGAGATCCAAAGCCAAGATAAGATtctgaagggagagaaagagcttcagggaaaaaaaaaattaatgtgcatGCCATTTACCCTACAACATCCCATTCCCCCTCCAGGTACCAGAACTGGTTTCTTTGTGGCTCTCATCAAGGTCTGGGTCTAGCTTCCAGGAGACTTCAATGAAGTCAAATTGAAAGCACCAGCGGGCTCTGAATCATCACACCGGCCTTTTTAACCCCAGCCGCCTCTTTTTCTCCGAAATGCCTTCCTCGGAAAGTCACTCCCCGGGCAGTCggtcccccacccccgcctccgcACAACCTACATTCAAATCCCTCTCAGGCGACGGCAGGCAGGTGCAGCCCCCGGAAGATCTTTTGTATCACAGGTCAGGAAGAGAAGGTGGCAGCCGGGATGCCGGTAACTCAGCCGGCCTCGCGGTGGCTGGCAAAAAAAGCAGCGGCTGGAAGGATCATGCGACCCAACAGGCAGGGAGCCCAGAAGGCGACACAGGAATTACGAAGCTCAGGAACCGGCCCCCTcgcctgcttcctcctccatcGCCCAGATCGAGGGCGGCCGCTCGCAGCCGCGGCCTCCTGCCACCCGAGGGAGCCCAGCCCCCTCGCTCTTGCACGCCCCTTGGCTCTCCGCCTCCTACTGGGAGGCAGGAGAACTCTCCTAGAGGTGGCTGGTCTGGGGtttagggttttttctttctttctttcctatttaagTACCAGCCCAGAGTGAGGCTTCCGAAACCCTGAAGGGACTTCTCAATGGGGCTCAAGGTTTCGATGAGGGACGGAGGGAGGGGGAAGCTGCCTCGGATCTGCGGTCTGACTTCGGAAAGGCCATCGCCGGGCCTTTCTGGGAGGCTGAAGGCCGGGGACCCCCCAGAAACGCCGCCGGTTTTCTCTGAATTCCCCAAAGGCCCTGGACGTGGCGGTGGCAGTGGGGGATTGCCGGGTCCTCCATTCCCCGCACGGACACAATGGCCGCCGGCACCCTGCACAAAGACCGGCTGAGGATGAGGCGCCGGGCCTCTCCTCCGGTCAGGGAGAGGGGTCGAGGCCTGCTCTGGGCCCCCCACGGCTGAGACCACGTTTTCCTGGGGGCGGGCCCAAAGCAGCTTCCTGGCGCCCCCGGGAGGGCTCGGGGGCCGGGGGCTACACCTCTCCGGAGCCCGGAGTGGGTGGGCTGCGGCCTCGCGGCTTAGCGCGCGCGCTAGGCCGGGTACCCGCCGGGCCACCGCCCCGTTGCTAGGCAACCGCTCTCCCTCAGGGGCGCCCCCTAGACCTTTCTGGGAGGAGGGGTCTCGCCCCCGGCGGCCCGCCCAGGCGGAGCCAATCAGCGAGCCCAGACGGCACAGAAGCGGAACGGCAGGGCTCCCATTGGGCGCACCGCCTGCCACGCACAGGGGAGGCGGCGCTCTCACCTGCGAGCCCCGCCAGCCGTGGGGGGCCACATCCCCCCTTCATCGGCCAAGTCGTTTCCAGACGCGAGGGCTCTTCACGGCCGAGTTCCGCGCCGCGGACCCAGGCCGGCCTACCTGGCTGACGACTCGCGCTGTCTCTTCCGCACGagccggcctcagtttcccctgaaGAGACCGGGGGAACTTGCAAGCTCAGTCACTTCCGGTGCCGCGGCAGCGCGCGCGAGCCCGAGACGCAAAGGGAGTGCGCGCCTTGAGGACCAGCGGCAAGACCTGGGAGAGAGCGCCCCCTTGCGGTAGAGCTGGGGGATTCCGGAGACGCAAAAAAAATCCACGTTTACATTCAcatacccattcattcattcatttaatcagtCAATTTCATCCACCGGTCAGTTTATATGTCGAAAAAGCATCGCATTGTGGCTAACCACCTTGTGTCTGGGATTCCAACTCTGCTAGTTGGGCAGGTTCCTCAGCtgctgtgtgcctcagtttccttaattCTAAAATGGGTAAAAACCAACCTCCCTCACTGGGTtatttgaggattaaaagagttatTTGTAAAGTCCATAGAAGAGTGCACAGTCCGTAGTATATGCTGCAtaaatttattcagcaaatgtgtATTGTTTGGGTTGCTGAAGGTAGagttaggaacaagacaagacatggtccctgctttCATGGAGACAAAcccttgagatggagagagacagtaAACAACTAAGACGATACAGGAACAAGGCAATTTCACATAGTGACTAGTGCTATAAAGAAAGTAGATCAGGGTATTGTCATgaagagggggaagggagaggcgcTGTTTTAGACTGAGTGGTCAGGGAGGTGagcccaccctccctgcccagtGAGAGAGAGGCATTTTCTCAACAGTTGTTTATGCAGGGTAGCCAAGGATGGCCTCTTTGAAGAGATGACGTAGAACCCAAGATTTGAAGTATCAGAAAATGCCAACTTgacccagccctggtggcctagtggttaaatttccataCACCCCGGTTTGGTTCCCCCGGGGCCGAaacacaccacccatctgtcagtagccatg
Coding sequences:
- the BCL2L1 gene encoding bcl-2-like protein 1 isoform X1, which codes for MSQSNRELVVDFLSYKLSQKGYNWSQFSDVEENRTEAPEGTESEMETPSAINGNPSWHLADSPTGNGATGHSSSLDAREVIPMAAVKQALREAGDEFELRYRRAFSDLTSQLHITPGTAYQSFEQVVNELFRDGVNWGRIVAFFSFGGALCVESVDKEMQVLVSRIATWMATYLNDHLEPWIQENGGWDTFVELYGNNAAAESRKGQERFNRWFLTGMTVAGVVLLGSLFSRK
- the BCL2L1 gene encoding bcl-2-like protein 1 isoform X2, with the translated sequence MSQSNRELVVDFLSYKLSQKGYNWSQFSDVEENRTEAPEGTESEMETPSAINGNPSWHLADSPTGNGATGHSSSLDAREVIPMAAVKQALREAGDEFELRYRRAFSDLTSQLHITPGTAYQSFEQDTFVELYGNNAAAESRKGQERFNRWFLTGMTVAGVVLLGSLFSRK